A part of Chlorocebus sabaeus isolate Y175 chromosome 28, mChlSab1.0.hap1, whole genome shotgun sequence genomic DNA contains:
- the AGFG2 gene encoding arf-GAP domain and FG repeat-containing protein 2 isoform X3 produces the protein MVMAAKKGPGPGGGVSGGKAEAEAASEVWCRRVRELGGCSQAGNRHCFECAQRGVTYVDITVGSFVCTTCSGLLRGLNPPHRVKSISMTTFTEPEVVFLQSRGNEVCRKIWLGLFDARTSLVPDSRDPQKVKEFLQEKYEKKRWYVPPDQVKGPAYTKGSASTPVQGSIPEGKPLRTLLGDPAPSLSVAASTSSQPVSQSHARTSQARSTQPPPHSSVKKASTDLLADIGGDPFAAPQTAPAFAAFPAFGGQTPSHGGFANFDAFSSGPSPSVFGSLPPAGQAPFQSQPTPAASRMLTESYSFGSSDSGASASHVAGITGMHPHAQLIFVLLVETGFCHVGQACLELLTSRDLLASASQSTGITGVSHWARPQPAGFLACLTVCGLERIDDQVSTVAL, from the exons ATGGTAATGGCGGCGAAGAAGGGCCCGGGCCCGGGCGGCGGGGTCAGCGGGGGcaaggcggaggcggaggcggccTCGGAGGTGTGGTGCCGTCGGGTGCGGGAGCTGGGTGGCTGCAGCCAGGCCGGGAATCGCCACTGCTTCGAGTGCGCCCAGCGCGGGGTCACCTACGTGGATATCACCGTGGGCAGCTTCGTGTGCACCACCTGCTCCGGCCTCCT GAGAGGGCTGAATCCCCCTCATCGTGTCAAGTCAATCTCCATGACAACTTTCACTGAGCCTGAAGTAGTATTCCTGCAATCCCGTGGAAATGAG GTTTGCCGGAAGATTTGGCTGGGTCTATTTGATGCTCGGACATCTTTAGTACCAGATTCCAGGGATCCTCAGAAAGTGAAGGAGTTTCTCCAGGAAAAATATGAGAAGAAGAGATG GTATGTCCCCCCAGACCAAGTCAAGGGGCCCGCTTATACCAAAGGCAGTGCCTCCACCCCTGTGCAGGGCTCCATCCCAGAAGGAAAGCCCCTTCGGACACTTCTGGGTGATCCTGCACCGTCTCTCTCAGTTGCTGCCTCCACCTCGAGCCAG CCCGTCAGTCAGTCTCACGCTCGGACATCCCAGGCCCGGAGCACTCAGCCACCTCCCCACTCCTCTGTCAAAAAAGCCAGTACTGACCTGCTGGCTGACATTGGTGGAGACCCCTTTGCTGCACCCCAGACGGCACCAGCTTTTGCTGCATTCCCTGCCTTTGGGG GTCAGACACCTTCCCACGGGGGCTTTGCCAACTTTGATGCCTTCAGCAGTGGCCCCAGCCCTTCTGTGTTCGGAAGCCTCCCTCCAGCTGGTCAAGCCCCGTTCCAGTCCCAGCCAACTCCTGCGG CCAGTCGGATGCTAACTGAAAGTTACAGCTTTG gttcaagtgattctggtgcctcagcctcccatgtagctgggattacaggtatgcacccccatgcccagcttatttttgtgcttttagtagagacagggttttgccatgttggccaggcttgtcttgaactcctgacctcaagggatctgcttgcctcagcctcccaaagtacagggattacaggtgtgagccactgggcccgacCCCAGCCAGCTGGCTTTCTAGCCTGCCTAACAGTCTGTGGATTAGAAAGGATTGATGACCAAGTAAGCACAGTGGCATTGTAG